The genomic DNA TATGATCATCTACAGGCATACCTAAAAAGATAATCCTATCCATAATAAGTCTTGAAAAAACATCGATTTCCCTAAAATGTGTTGGACGTTCTTCAATAACACTACGAGTCATATTTTCTATATGATCTATATATTTATCAACATGCATGCTGCTGATATGCCTATCTTTGACTGCGTAGCTTTTAAATTCCTTTTTATCGAGCATAAACAAGTATAGTTTGTCTTCTTTAATACTTTAATGTAATACTACTTATTATCTACTTTTGGTGTGTCTATTGATGCCGTATCTTTCTTTTTAGATAAATCATCCAACATTTGATTGAATTCTTCAACACTAGTCTCTTTTATATGAATTTTAACTTTATCTTTTAAGGTATGTAAAATCTTTTCTTGAAAAATTAAATCATATGTTTCTTTATAGCGCTGGTCAGTTTCTCCACTTGCAAAACTTTTTTCTATTCTTTTTTTAAGGTCTTCTTTACTTAATGTACCTAATTCACTATAGCCTCTTGTAGTACTAGCCTTCCTTTTAATTAATTCAATAATTTCTTCTATAGTTACTTGTATCTCATGTTCTTGCCCAATCTTTTCAGCTATTAAATCCCAATGCAAGTTAGGTTGCATATATGCATAAAACTGCCCTATTAGAGATTCTTCCCAAGTAGGGTTTTTACTTTTTAGCCGTTTCTTGATAAAGGTTTCTGGCAGTTCAAGTGATATATGATTACTAACAGCTTGCTTCAAGTTATTAGCCAACAAAGAATCTGCTACGTTTTGTGTATAGGCAATAAAGCTATCACTAAATTTTTGTTTGAATTCTTCGAGTGTAAAGGTTTCATCTTCTCCTAAGATATTAGAGAAAAATGTTTCGTTAAGCTCGGCTGGTATTGTACGATAAATCTTCTCTGCCGCGAACTGATAATCACCCTCTAATGAGCTTAAAAGTGATAATGTTTCTTGATGAGCAGCGCTTACTTTTGGAAGTATATATGG from Candidatus Amoebophilus asiaticus 5a2 includes the following:
- a CDS encoding trigger factor; amino-acid sequence: MNIIFHKSNPLEADLIIDLTEEDYIPRVEQAIVQYRSKVNLKGFRKGQVPQALVKKMYGPEVLLQVVMEMVTKAIQEYVEEQKLRLWGEPIMVENSLYNSDINFQHPGNFQIKFECGLIPDVDLTQLEQVEIECWKIKSVADNTVDEAIKKVQLQYGDAIEVTKSEPGDMVYGLLTDDANFKQPVYLPAEIKFEKNATDLLDMEISEKRTLQLDPKQPYILPKVSAAHQETLSLLSSLEGDYQFAAEKIYRTIPAELNETFFSNILGEDETFTLEEFKQKFSDSFIAYTQNVADSLLANNLKQAVSNHISLELPETFIKKRLKSKNPTWEESLIGQFYAYMQPNLHWDLIAEKIGQEHEIQVTIEEIIELIKRKASTTRGYSELGTLSKEDLKKRIEKSFASGETDQRYKETYDLIFQEKILHTLKDKVKIHIKETSVEEFNQMLDDLSKKKDTASIDTPKVDNK